A section of the Apodemus sylvaticus chromosome 10, mApoSyl1.1, whole genome shotgun sequence genome encodes:
- the Tnip1 gene encoding TNFAIP3-interacting protein 1 isoform X1, whose product MEGRGPYRIYDPGGSTPLGEVSAAYERLVEENTRLKGKIQGIKMLGELLEESQMEASRLRQKAEELVKDSELPPPPPAPSLISFDPLAELTGQDTKVQLHPTTSTTATATAIATTGNSMEKPAPASKSPSTGASSDFEVVPTEEQNSPETGSHPRNSMELGPPPPEDSNLMLHLHRLETTLSVCAEEPDHSQLFTHLGRMALEFNRLASKVHKNEQRTSILQTLCEQLRQENETLKAKLDKGLEQRDQAAERLREENTELKKLLMNSSCKEGLCGQPSSPKTEGASKKGMAGQQQASMMASKVPEAGAFGAAEKKVKLLEQQRMELLEVNRQWDQHFRSMKQQYEQKITELRQKLVDLQKQVTELEAEREQKQRDFDRKLLLAKSKIEMEETDKEQLTAEAKELRQKVKYLQDQLSPLTRQREYQEKEIQRLNKALEEALSIQASPSSPPAAFGSPEGVGGHLRKQELVTQNELLKQQVKIFEEDFQRERSDRERMNEEKEELKKQVEKLQAQVALTNAQLKTLKEEEKAKEALKQQKRKAKASGERYHLEPHPEHLCGAYPYAYPPMPAMVPHHAYKDWSQIRYPPPPVPMEHPPPHPNSRLFHLPEYTWRPPCAGVRNQSSQVMDLPPDRPTEPESADNDCDGPQ is encoded by the exons ATGGAAGGGAGAGGACCCTACCGGATCTACGACCCAGGGGGCAGCACGCCTCTGGGAGAGGTGTCCGCAGCTTATGAACGACTAGTGGAGGAGAATACTCGGCTGAAGGGAAAAATACAAGGGATAAAGATGTTAG GGGAGCTTCTTGAGGAGTCTCAGATGGAAGCATCCAGACTCCGGCAGAAGGCCGAGGAGCTGGTGAAGGACAGTGAGCTGCCTCCACCACCGCCTGCCCCCTCCTTGATCTCCTTTGATCCCCTGGCTGAGCTCACAG GCCAGGATACAAAGGTCCAGTTACATCCTACTACCAGCACTACCGCCACGGCCACTGCCATTGCCACTACGGGAAACTCCATGGAGAAGCCAGCGCCAGCCTCCAAGTCTCCATCCACT GGCGCCTCCTCTGACTTTGAAGTGGTCCCTACTGAGGAGCAGAATTCACCTGAAACTGGCAGCCACCCTAGGAACTCGATG GAGCTGGGCCCCCCGCCCCCAGAGGATAGCAATCTGATGCTCCACCTGCACCGCCTGGAGACCACCCTGAGCGTGTGTGCCGAGGAACCAGACCACAGCCAGCTCTTCACCCACCTGGGCCGCATGGCCCTCGAGTTCAACAGGTTGGCCTCCAAAGTGCATAAAAATGAGCAGCGCACCTCCATCCTGCAG ACCTTATGTGAGCAGCTGCGCCAGGAGAATGAAACGCTGAAGGCCAAGCTGGACAAGGGCCTGGAACAGCGGGATCAGGCTGCCGAGAGGCTGCG GGAGGAAAACACGGAGCTCAAGAAACTGTTGATGAACAGCAGCTGCAAAGAGGGACTCTGTGGGCAGCCCAGCTCCCCAAAGACGGAGGGTGCCAGCAAGAAGGGCATGGCCGGGCAGCAGCAG GCCAGTATGATGGCAAGTAAAGTCCCTGAGGCGGGGGCCTTCGGTGCAGCTGAGAAGAAGGTGAAGTTGCTGGAACAGCAACGCATGGAG CTTCTGGAAGTGAACAGGCAGTGGGACCAGCATTTCCGGTCCATGAAGCAGCAGTATGAGCAGAAG ATCACAGAGCTTCGCCAGAAGCTGGTGGACCTGCAGAAACAGGTGACTGAGCTGGAGGCCGAGCGTGAGCAGAAGCAGCGTGACTTTGACCGGAAACTCCTCCTGGCCAAATCTAAGATCGAGATGGAAGAG ACCGACAAGGAGCAGCTGACAGCAGAGGCCAAGGAACTGCGCCAGAAGGTCAAGTACCTGCAGGATCAGCTGAGCCCGCTCACGAGGCAGCGAGAATACCAGGAAAAGGAGATCCAGCGGCTCAATAAG GCCCTGGAGGAGGCCCTCAGCATCCAGGCCTCTCCGTCATCTCCACCTGCAGCTTTTGGGAGCCCAGAAGGAGTTGGGGGCCATCTGAGGAAGCAGGAACTAGTGACGCAGAATGAGTTACTGAAGCAGCAG GTAAAGATCTTTGAAGAGGACTTCCAGAGAGAACGGAGTGACCGTGAACGCATGaacgaggagaaggaggagctgaagAAGCAAGTGGAGAAACTGCAGGCCCAGGTCGCCCTGACTAATGCCCAG CTCAAAACActcaaagaggaggagaaggccaAGGAAGCCCTAAAACAGCAGAAGAGGAAGGCGAAG GCCTCGGGAGAGCGCTACCACTTGGAACCCCACCCCGAGCACCTCTGCGGCGCCTATCCCTATGCCTACCCACCCATGCCAGCCATGGTTCCTCACCATGCCTACAAGGACTGGTCCCAGATCCGCTACCCTCCACCCCCAGTGCCCATGGAGCACCCGCCCCCACACCCCAATTCCCGCCTCTTCCATCTG CCGGAGTACACCTGGCGTCCACCCTGTGCAGGGGTTCGGAATCAGAGCTCTCAAGTGATGGACCTGCCCCCAGACAGGCCTACAGAACCAG
- the Tnip1 gene encoding TNFAIP3-interacting protein 1 isoform X2, which produces MEGRGPYRIYDPGGSTPLGEVSAAYERLVEENTRLKGKIQGIKMLGELLEESQMEASRLRQKAEELVKDSELPPPPPAPSLISFDPLAELTGQDTKVQLHPTTSTTATATAIATTGNSMEKPAPASKSPSTGASSDFEVVPTEEQNSPETGSHPRNSMELGPPPPEDSNLMLHLHRLETTLSVCAEEPDHSQLFTHLGRMALEFNRLASKVHKNEQRTSILQTLCEQLRQENETLKAKLDKGLEQRDQAAERLREENTELKKLLMNSSCKEGLCGQPSSPKTEGASKKGMAGQQQASMMASKVPEAGAFGAAEKKVKLLEQQRMELLEVNRQWDQHFRSMKQQYEQKITELRQKLVDLQKQVTELEAEREQKQRDFDRKLLLAKSKIEMEETDKEQLTAEAKELRQKVKYLQDQLSPLTRQREYQEKEIQRLNKALEEALSIQASPSSPPAAFGSPEGVGGHLRKQELVTQNELLKQQVKIFEEDFQRERSDRERMNEEKEELKKQVEKLQAQVALTNAQLKTLKEEEKAKEALKQQKRKAKASGERYHLEPHPEHLCGAYPYAYPPMPAMVPHHAYKDWSQIRYPPPPVPMEHPPPHPNSRLFHLPEYTWRPPCAGVRNQSSQVMDLPPDRPTEPEPADLRVPEV; this is translated from the exons ATGGAAGGGAGAGGACCCTACCGGATCTACGACCCAGGGGGCAGCACGCCTCTGGGAGAGGTGTCCGCAGCTTATGAACGACTAGTGGAGGAGAATACTCGGCTGAAGGGAAAAATACAAGGGATAAAGATGTTAG GGGAGCTTCTTGAGGAGTCTCAGATGGAAGCATCCAGACTCCGGCAGAAGGCCGAGGAGCTGGTGAAGGACAGTGAGCTGCCTCCACCACCGCCTGCCCCCTCCTTGATCTCCTTTGATCCCCTGGCTGAGCTCACAG GCCAGGATACAAAGGTCCAGTTACATCCTACTACCAGCACTACCGCCACGGCCACTGCCATTGCCACTACGGGAAACTCCATGGAGAAGCCAGCGCCAGCCTCCAAGTCTCCATCCACT GGCGCCTCCTCTGACTTTGAAGTGGTCCCTACTGAGGAGCAGAATTCACCTGAAACTGGCAGCCACCCTAGGAACTCGATG GAGCTGGGCCCCCCGCCCCCAGAGGATAGCAATCTGATGCTCCACCTGCACCGCCTGGAGACCACCCTGAGCGTGTGTGCCGAGGAACCAGACCACAGCCAGCTCTTCACCCACCTGGGCCGCATGGCCCTCGAGTTCAACAGGTTGGCCTCCAAAGTGCATAAAAATGAGCAGCGCACCTCCATCCTGCAG ACCTTATGTGAGCAGCTGCGCCAGGAGAATGAAACGCTGAAGGCCAAGCTGGACAAGGGCCTGGAACAGCGGGATCAGGCTGCCGAGAGGCTGCG GGAGGAAAACACGGAGCTCAAGAAACTGTTGATGAACAGCAGCTGCAAAGAGGGACTCTGTGGGCAGCCCAGCTCCCCAAAGACGGAGGGTGCCAGCAAGAAGGGCATGGCCGGGCAGCAGCAG GCCAGTATGATGGCAAGTAAAGTCCCTGAGGCGGGGGCCTTCGGTGCAGCTGAGAAGAAGGTGAAGTTGCTGGAACAGCAACGCATGGAG CTTCTGGAAGTGAACAGGCAGTGGGACCAGCATTTCCGGTCCATGAAGCAGCAGTATGAGCAGAAG ATCACAGAGCTTCGCCAGAAGCTGGTGGACCTGCAGAAACAGGTGACTGAGCTGGAGGCCGAGCGTGAGCAGAAGCAGCGTGACTTTGACCGGAAACTCCTCCTGGCCAAATCTAAGATCGAGATGGAAGAG ACCGACAAGGAGCAGCTGACAGCAGAGGCCAAGGAACTGCGCCAGAAGGTCAAGTACCTGCAGGATCAGCTGAGCCCGCTCACGAGGCAGCGAGAATACCAGGAAAAGGAGATCCAGCGGCTCAATAAG GCCCTGGAGGAGGCCCTCAGCATCCAGGCCTCTCCGTCATCTCCACCTGCAGCTTTTGGGAGCCCAGAAGGAGTTGGGGGCCATCTGAGGAAGCAGGAACTAGTGACGCAGAATGAGTTACTGAAGCAGCAG GTAAAGATCTTTGAAGAGGACTTCCAGAGAGAACGGAGTGACCGTGAACGCATGaacgaggagaaggaggagctgaagAAGCAAGTGGAGAAACTGCAGGCCCAGGTCGCCCTGACTAATGCCCAG CTCAAAACActcaaagaggaggagaaggccaAGGAAGCCCTAAAACAGCAGAAGAGGAAGGCGAAG GCCTCGGGAGAGCGCTACCACTTGGAACCCCACCCCGAGCACCTCTGCGGCGCCTATCCCTATGCCTACCCACCCATGCCAGCCATGGTTCCTCACCATGCCTACAAGGACTGGTCCCAGATCCGCTACCCTCCACCCCCAGTGCCCATGGAGCACCCGCCCCCACACCCCAATTCCCGCCTCTTCCATCTG CCGGAGTACACCTGGCGTCCACCCTGTGCAGGGGTTCGGAATCAGAGCTCTCAAGTGATGGACCTGCCCCCAGACAGGCCTACAGAACCAG
- the Tnip1 gene encoding TNFAIP3-interacting protein 1 isoform X3, with product MEGRGPYRIYDPGGSTPLGEVSAAYERLVEENTRLKGKIQGIKMLGELLEESQMEASRLRQKAEELVKDSELPPPPPAPSLISFDPLAELTGQDTKVQLHPTTSTTATATAIATTGNSMEKPAPASKSPSTELGPPPPEDSNLMLHLHRLETTLSVCAEEPDHSQLFTHLGRMALEFNRLASKVHKNEQRTSILQTLCEQLRQENETLKAKLDKGLEQRDQAAERLREENTELKKLLMNSSCKEGLCGQPSSPKTEGASKKGMAGQQQASMMASKVPEAGAFGAAEKKVKLLEQQRMELLEVNRQWDQHFRSMKQQYEQKITELRQKLVDLQKQVTELEAEREQKQRDFDRKLLLAKSKIEMEETDKEQLTAEAKELRQKVKYLQDQLSPLTRQREYQEKEIQRLNKALEEALSIQASPSSPPAAFGSPEGVGGHLRKQELVTQNELLKQQVKIFEEDFQRERSDRERMNEEKEELKKQVEKLQAQVALTNAQLKTLKEEEKAKEALKQQKRKAKASGERYHLEPHPEHLCGAYPYAYPPMPAMVPHHAYKDWSQIRYPPPPVPMEHPPPHPNSRLFHLPEYTWRPPCAGVRNQSSQVMDLPPDRPTEPESADNDCDGPQ from the exons ATGGAAGGGAGAGGACCCTACCGGATCTACGACCCAGGGGGCAGCACGCCTCTGGGAGAGGTGTCCGCAGCTTATGAACGACTAGTGGAGGAGAATACTCGGCTGAAGGGAAAAATACAAGGGATAAAGATGTTAG GGGAGCTTCTTGAGGAGTCTCAGATGGAAGCATCCAGACTCCGGCAGAAGGCCGAGGAGCTGGTGAAGGACAGTGAGCTGCCTCCACCACCGCCTGCCCCCTCCTTGATCTCCTTTGATCCCCTGGCTGAGCTCACAG GCCAGGATACAAAGGTCCAGTTACATCCTACTACCAGCACTACCGCCACGGCCACTGCCATTGCCACTACGGGAAACTCCATGGAGAAGCCAGCGCCAGCCTCCAAGTCTCCATCCACT GAGCTGGGCCCCCCGCCCCCAGAGGATAGCAATCTGATGCTCCACCTGCACCGCCTGGAGACCACCCTGAGCGTGTGTGCCGAGGAACCAGACCACAGCCAGCTCTTCACCCACCTGGGCCGCATGGCCCTCGAGTTCAACAGGTTGGCCTCCAAAGTGCATAAAAATGAGCAGCGCACCTCCATCCTGCAG ACCTTATGTGAGCAGCTGCGCCAGGAGAATGAAACGCTGAAGGCCAAGCTGGACAAGGGCCTGGAACAGCGGGATCAGGCTGCCGAGAGGCTGCG GGAGGAAAACACGGAGCTCAAGAAACTGTTGATGAACAGCAGCTGCAAAGAGGGACTCTGTGGGCAGCCCAGCTCCCCAAAGACGGAGGGTGCCAGCAAGAAGGGCATGGCCGGGCAGCAGCAG GCCAGTATGATGGCAAGTAAAGTCCCTGAGGCGGGGGCCTTCGGTGCAGCTGAGAAGAAGGTGAAGTTGCTGGAACAGCAACGCATGGAG CTTCTGGAAGTGAACAGGCAGTGGGACCAGCATTTCCGGTCCATGAAGCAGCAGTATGAGCAGAAG ATCACAGAGCTTCGCCAGAAGCTGGTGGACCTGCAGAAACAGGTGACTGAGCTGGAGGCCGAGCGTGAGCAGAAGCAGCGTGACTTTGACCGGAAACTCCTCCTGGCCAAATCTAAGATCGAGATGGAAGAG ACCGACAAGGAGCAGCTGACAGCAGAGGCCAAGGAACTGCGCCAGAAGGTCAAGTACCTGCAGGATCAGCTGAGCCCGCTCACGAGGCAGCGAGAATACCAGGAAAAGGAGATCCAGCGGCTCAATAAG GCCCTGGAGGAGGCCCTCAGCATCCAGGCCTCTCCGTCATCTCCACCTGCAGCTTTTGGGAGCCCAGAAGGAGTTGGGGGCCATCTGAGGAAGCAGGAACTAGTGACGCAGAATGAGTTACTGAAGCAGCAG GTAAAGATCTTTGAAGAGGACTTCCAGAGAGAACGGAGTGACCGTGAACGCATGaacgaggagaaggaggagctgaagAAGCAAGTGGAGAAACTGCAGGCCCAGGTCGCCCTGACTAATGCCCAG CTCAAAACActcaaagaggaggagaaggccaAGGAAGCCCTAAAACAGCAGAAGAGGAAGGCGAAG GCCTCGGGAGAGCGCTACCACTTGGAACCCCACCCCGAGCACCTCTGCGGCGCCTATCCCTATGCCTACCCACCCATGCCAGCCATGGTTCCTCACCATGCCTACAAGGACTGGTCCCAGATCCGCTACCCTCCACCCCCAGTGCCCATGGAGCACCCGCCCCCACACCCCAATTCCCGCCTCTTCCATCTG CCGGAGTACACCTGGCGTCCACCCTGTGCAGGGGTTCGGAATCAGAGCTCTCAAGTGATGGACCTGCCCCCAGACAGGCCTACAGAACCAG
- the Tnip1 gene encoding TNFAIP3-interacting protein 1 isoform X4 has protein sequence MEASRLRQKAEELVKDSELPPPPPAPSLISFDPLAELTGQDTKVQLHPTTSTTATATAIATTGNSMEKPAPASKSPSTGASSDFEVVPTEEQNSPETGSHPRNSMELGPPPPEDSNLMLHLHRLETTLSVCAEEPDHSQLFTHLGRMALEFNRLASKVHKNEQRTSILQTLCEQLRQENETLKAKLDKGLEQRDQAAERLREENTELKKLLMNSSCKEGLCGQPSSPKTEGASKKGMAGQQQASMMASKVPEAGAFGAAEKKVKLLEQQRMELLEVNRQWDQHFRSMKQQYEQKITELRQKLVDLQKQVTELEAEREQKQRDFDRKLLLAKSKIEMEETDKEQLTAEAKELRQKVKYLQDQLSPLTRQREYQEKEIQRLNKALEEALSIQASPSSPPAAFGSPEGVGGHLRKQELVTQNELLKQQVKIFEEDFQRERSDRERMNEEKEELKKQVEKLQAQVALTNAQLKTLKEEEKAKEALKQQKRKAKASGERYHLEPHPEHLCGAYPYAYPPMPAMVPHHAYKDWSQIRYPPPPVPMEHPPPHPNSRLFHLPEYTWRPPCAGVRNQSSQVMDLPPDRPTEPESADNDCDGPQ, from the exons ATGGAAGCATCCAGACTCCGGCAGAAGGCCGAGGAGCTGGTGAAGGACAGTGAGCTGCCTCCACCACCGCCTGCCCCCTCCTTGATCTCCTTTGATCCCCTGGCTGAGCTCACAG GCCAGGATACAAAGGTCCAGTTACATCCTACTACCAGCACTACCGCCACGGCCACTGCCATTGCCACTACGGGAAACTCCATGGAGAAGCCAGCGCCAGCCTCCAAGTCTCCATCCACT GGCGCCTCCTCTGACTTTGAAGTGGTCCCTACTGAGGAGCAGAATTCACCTGAAACTGGCAGCCACCCTAGGAACTCGATG GAGCTGGGCCCCCCGCCCCCAGAGGATAGCAATCTGATGCTCCACCTGCACCGCCTGGAGACCACCCTGAGCGTGTGTGCCGAGGAACCAGACCACAGCCAGCTCTTCACCCACCTGGGCCGCATGGCCCTCGAGTTCAACAGGTTGGCCTCCAAAGTGCATAAAAATGAGCAGCGCACCTCCATCCTGCAG ACCTTATGTGAGCAGCTGCGCCAGGAGAATGAAACGCTGAAGGCCAAGCTGGACAAGGGCCTGGAACAGCGGGATCAGGCTGCCGAGAGGCTGCG GGAGGAAAACACGGAGCTCAAGAAACTGTTGATGAACAGCAGCTGCAAAGAGGGACTCTGTGGGCAGCCCAGCTCCCCAAAGACGGAGGGTGCCAGCAAGAAGGGCATGGCCGGGCAGCAGCAG GCCAGTATGATGGCAAGTAAAGTCCCTGAGGCGGGGGCCTTCGGTGCAGCTGAGAAGAAGGTGAAGTTGCTGGAACAGCAACGCATGGAG CTTCTGGAAGTGAACAGGCAGTGGGACCAGCATTTCCGGTCCATGAAGCAGCAGTATGAGCAGAAG ATCACAGAGCTTCGCCAGAAGCTGGTGGACCTGCAGAAACAGGTGACTGAGCTGGAGGCCGAGCGTGAGCAGAAGCAGCGTGACTTTGACCGGAAACTCCTCCTGGCCAAATCTAAGATCGAGATGGAAGAG ACCGACAAGGAGCAGCTGACAGCAGAGGCCAAGGAACTGCGCCAGAAGGTCAAGTACCTGCAGGATCAGCTGAGCCCGCTCACGAGGCAGCGAGAATACCAGGAAAAGGAGATCCAGCGGCTCAATAAG GCCCTGGAGGAGGCCCTCAGCATCCAGGCCTCTCCGTCATCTCCACCTGCAGCTTTTGGGAGCCCAGAAGGAGTTGGGGGCCATCTGAGGAAGCAGGAACTAGTGACGCAGAATGAGTTACTGAAGCAGCAG GTAAAGATCTTTGAAGAGGACTTCCAGAGAGAACGGAGTGACCGTGAACGCATGaacgaggagaaggaggagctgaagAAGCAAGTGGAGAAACTGCAGGCCCAGGTCGCCCTGACTAATGCCCAG CTCAAAACActcaaagaggaggagaaggccaAGGAAGCCCTAAAACAGCAGAAGAGGAAGGCGAAG GCCTCGGGAGAGCGCTACCACTTGGAACCCCACCCCGAGCACCTCTGCGGCGCCTATCCCTATGCCTACCCACCCATGCCAGCCATGGTTCCTCACCATGCCTACAAGGACTGGTCCCAGATCCGCTACCCTCCACCCCCAGTGCCCATGGAGCACCCGCCCCCACACCCCAATTCCCGCCTCTTCCATCTG CCGGAGTACACCTGGCGTCCACCCTGTGCAGGGGTTCGGAATCAGAGCTCTCAAGTGATGGACCTGCCCCCAGACAGGCCTACAGAACCAG